The nucleotide sequence CCAAATGCACGGCAAATATCCCATGAGCGTTGGTGTGCGGTGTACCGGATTGGGTAAACACTACGCCCTTGCGCGCTAGTGGCCGACGGGCGCCGACTCGGGTGATGCTCAGGCGCACCCGACCCGGTGCGCTGCCTTGATGGTCCAACGGCACCGTGACGATGCCGCATTGGGTGCGGGCAATCACTTCCTGGTCCAGGCCGCGACCGGGTAGCTTCGGGCAGTCAACCAGCCATTCGATACCGGGCTCGGTGGCATGCCCGGGCGGACTTGACAGCAGGGCTAACCAACTGAGGCCCCCTAGGGTGATTGCTCTTAAAGATGTCATCTGCATGTCCGGGTAATCGCTCGTTAGGGACAGGCTTTTTACCAAGAGCGGCCCGGCGCCAATGCAGGGATAGCGCCACGCAGAGTGTAGGAAAGCGGATATTTACTCTCGGTTTTTTCTTAATGCTAATGGGCTTGGTCCAGCATCCCTTCAACCGCCTCCCACACCTGCGGGTCATCGCTGTGTGCCACGTTAAACCGCATGAAATCCCGCATACCGGCGTCGTACCCAAACAACGCCCCCGGTGCGAGCAACAGACCGCGCTTGAGCCCGATCTGGGCCAGCCGCTCGCCATTGACGCCAGCCGGCAAGCGCGCCCAGATAAACATCCCGCCCTCATGACTCATGGGCAGCTCACACCCGCACCGACGCAACCACTGTTCAACCCGTCCGCCGGCTTCCAGCAGACGTTGGGCCATGCGCTTACGGTGCCGGGCATAACTCCCTTCGCTGAGCAGCCGATAGACAATCTGTTCAAACAGTTCTGAGGTCACGCCGCCGCTCATCAGCTTCATATTGGTCAGGTTGGCGGCCAGTTGGGGCGCGGCTACCACATAACTGACGCGGGCATTGGCGCTGAGGGTTTTTGAGAACCCTGACAAATAGGTCACCTGTTCCAGCCCCGCGAGTGCTGCCAGGCGCGGCGGTGGGTTGGGGTGCAAGTCACCGTAGAGATCGTCCTCGATAATATGGCAGTGATACTGACGGGTCAGTTGTAACAAACGGAAGGCCTGGGCCGCGCTGAAGGAGTGGCCGGTGGGGTTATGCAATACGCTGGTGGTCAGGTACAGACAGGGCCGTTGTTCCGCCAGCAGGTGTTCCAACGCGGTGAAGTCGAAGCCATCGGGCCGGCGTTGCAGGGTCACCACTTTGACCCCGTGTAGCGCCAGGTTGGCGTGGAAGTTGAAGTAGCACGGCGCATCCAGCAGGACCGTGTCACCGGGGCGAGCCAGCAGGCGCAGCAACATGTCCAGGCCTTGCAGGGTGTTGGGAGTGGTGATGATTTGTTCCACCGGCGCCGTCAGGCCATCGCCCTGGAGTTTGTGTTGCAACGCCTGGCGCAACGACAGCAAGCCTGCCGGCGTGCCCATGCCGGCAATCCGTAGGGATGGCGCGCGCACCACGCTGCGCATGGCCTGGCGCAGGGCGTCGGAGTCGAGCCAGTCTTCCGGCAGATGGCCGCCGCCGGGACGCAGGTCGCCCTGGCCGCTGACCGTCGGCCGCCGCAGCACACTGAGCAAATCCTGGGGCAATAGATCCACCCAGGTACTGGATGACGGCTGCGCCTGGCGATGGGCGACGAAATGGCCGCGGCCCTGATGGGACGTCAGCAGATGCTGGCCGCGCAGGCGATCGAGGGCTTCATTGATGGTGAATTTGCCGACCCCCAACTGTACCCCCAGCTCACGTACCGACGGCAGTTTGCTGCCCGCGGTCAGTTCGCCATGCTCGATGGCGCGGGCGAAGGCATCGACAATCTGCTGGACCTTGGGCCCGTGGTCATGAAAGTGGATCCGAGGAATGAGCATCGCGATGTCCTGAGGTTTGCCGGTGTCTTTACCGGTAAAGCCTGCGTGAATAAGCGCAGAGTTTACCTGCCTGTCGCAGGTTCTACGCCCTAGACTTCACTGCATTCCTTCCTGCAGCGAATCTTCCTAGCATGGCCAGCGCCCTGACGTTTTCATCCTTCCTGTATTTCCTGTTGCTGTGCACCACCCTGGCGTTCAGCCCCGGCCCCATGACGTTGCTGCTGCTCAGCCTCGGCTTGAAAGATGGCCTGCGTCATTCCTTGCCGGCGCAGTTCGGCGCCAGCGTGTCGTACCTGGTTTCGATCATGATTTTTGCCGTGGGCTTTTCCGAACTGATCAAGGGCTACCCGCTGATTACCCAGGCCATTCAACTGGTCGGCGTGGCCTACATCCTTTACTTAGCCTACAAACAATGGACCGGCAGTGCGGTCAACATCAGCGCCACTGTCCAAGGGCGGGAAAGTTCCCGCAGCCTGTTCGGTAAAGGCCTGCTGACCGGGTTGTCCAACCCCAAGGCCATCATCCTGTTCAGTGCGGTGTTCCCGCAATTTGCTGCCGTGGACCAGGACAGCGCCGCCGCCGACATCGCCATCCTCGGCCTGACCTTCCTGATATTGCAGTTCGCCAGTGGCTGTCTGTATTGCTACTTCGGCCAGCGGATCAAGCATGTACTCGAATCGCCGCGCAAGCGTGTGCTGCTGCAAAGGGTCACGGCGCTATTGTTGTTGGCGGTGGCAATCTTGCTGGCACGTGGTTTTTCCCACCAGTAAGGGGCCCAAGGTGACCGGTCAGGCGAAGATCCTGCTGATGGCGCACGGCGCACTGGATGGATTCGGGATGGTCGCAGGGATTGTCCTACTCAT is from Pseudomonas mucidolens and encodes:
- a CDS encoding PLP-dependent aminotransferase family protein gives rise to the protein MLIPRIHFHDHGPKVQQIVDAFARAIEHGELTAGSKLPSVRELGVQLGVGKFTINEALDRLRGQHLLTSHQGRGHFVAHRQAQPSSSTWVDLLPQDLLSVLRRPTVSGQGDLRPGGGHLPEDWLDSDALRQAMRSVVRAPSLRIAGMGTPAGLLSLRQALQHKLQGDGLTAPVEQIITTPNTLQGLDMLLRLLARPGDTVLLDAPCYFNFHANLALHGVKVVTLQRRPDGFDFTALEHLLAEQRPCLYLTTSVLHNPTGHSFSAAQAFRLLQLTRQYHCHIIEDDLYGDLHPNPPPRLAALAGLEQVTYLSGFSKTLSANARVSYVVAAPQLAANLTNMKLMSGGVTSELFEQIVYRLLSEGSYARHRKRMAQRLLEAGGRVEQWLRRCGCELPMSHEGGMFIWARLPAGVNGERLAQIGLKRGLLLAPGALFGYDAGMRDFMRFNVAHSDDPQVWEAVEGMLDQAH
- a CDS encoding LysE family translocator, with product MASALTFSSFLYFLLLCTTLAFSPGPMTLLLLSLGLKDGLRHSLPAQFGASVSYLVSIMIFAVGFSELIKGYPLITQAIQLVGVAYILYLAYKQWTGSAVNISATVQGRESSRSLFGKGLLTGLSNPKAIILFSAVFPQFAAVDQDSAAADIAILGLTFLILQFASGCLYCYFGQRIKHVLESPRKRVLLQRVTALLLLAVAILLARGFSHQ